A genome region from Penaeus monodon isolate SGIC_2016 chromosome 14, NSTDA_Pmon_1, whole genome shotgun sequence includes the following:
- the LOC119580971 gene encoding inositol polyphosphate 1-phosphatase-like, which produces MELIETLFNFSEKAGEIARTIRREPKLFSLLVEEKGEDEKNQRFAQDFKTLADVLIQEALRHHVAQMIPSLGEHVHGEESAEFTNTLGERVIVQICATKEETATLLEKVLDGNKEAAELLAAVVHTAVIVKPDSTLAAKIPKIPLDNLGIWIDPIDSTGEYVRGEIGKLNGSIYSSGLPSVTILIGFYDRFTGEILGGVVNHPFAVYDEENQSWHGQIYWSVSYNDVRVHNMQSHKLASDATRPVIVMSSSEDVKVQEMLGKKFDIVYASGAGYKLLVVALGQVVAYVCSKGSTFRWDTAAPHGLLQALGGGVVVYRQLLSSAEDNHISEDMLKSIQIKYHKPNVDSPKASLQWSNAGGIVAYRETEVLPTILECLRNS; this is translated from the exons ATGGAGCTCATTGAAACCCTTTTTAACTTCTCTGAGAAAGCTGGTGAAATTGCACGGACAATACGGAGAGAgccaaaacttttttctttgttagtagaggaaaaaggagaagacgaaaaaaatcaAAGGTTTGCACAAGACTTTAAGACCCTGGCAGATGTGCTTATCCAAGAAGCTCTCAGGCATCATGTTGCACAAATG ATTCCATCACTTGGAGAACATGTACATGGGGAAGAGAGTGCTGAATTTACAAATACTCTTGGGGAGCGGGTTATTGTCCAGATTTGTGCAACAAAAGAAGAGACCGCTACACTTCTTGAGAAG GTTTTAGATGGCAACAAAGAAGCAGCAGAACTATTGGCAGCTGTTGTTCATACAGCTGTTATTGTAAAACCTGACTCAACATTAGCTGCCAAAATACCCAAAATACCTCTGGATAACTTGGGTATATGGATTGATCCTATTG ATTCCACTGGTGAATATGTTAGAGGTGAAATTGGAAAGCTAAATGGAAGCATATACAGCAGTGGACTTCCAAGTGTGACTATCCTCATTGGTTTTTATGACCGCTTTACTGGTGAAATACTAGGAGGGGTTGTTAATCATCCCTTTGCTGTGTATGATGAAGAAAACCAAAG TTGGCATGGGCAAATTTACTGGAGTGTCAGTTATAATGATGTTAGAGTCCATAATATGCAGAGCCATAAACTTGCCTCTGATGCTACTCGTCCAGTAATAGTGATGTCGTCCAGTGAAGATGTAAAAGTACAGGAAATGCTTGGAAAGAAGTTTGACATTGTTTATGCTTCTGGTGCTGGATACAAACTTCTTGTTGTTGCACTTGGACAGGTGGTAGCATATGTTTGCTCCAAA GGTTCAACTTTCCGGTGGGACACAGCAGCACCTCATGGTTTGCTGCAAGCCTTGGGAGGTGGTGTAGTTGTCTACAGACAGTTATTAAGCTCTGCTGAAGATAAT CATATATCGGAAGATATGTTGAAAAGTATTCAGATAAAATACCACAAGCCAAATGTTGATTCACCAAAAGCCAGCTTACAATGGAGCAATGCAGGAGGAATTGTGGCTTATAGGGAGACTGAAGTATTACCAACCATTTTAGAATGTTTGAGAAACTcatag